The genomic window CACTCTTTTGATATTCAAACTGGTAATTATATCTCACACACTCCATGCTATTTCACAACAAACAAACCACTCATGTTGAATCTTAGTTGCTTGCCTACATGGGCTACAAAAGGGCCAGCTCGAGCATACACTCACTGGTGTCAAATGAAACCACTGAATTTGTTGCGAGTACTAATTAAATCTCTAGGCATAATTAGGGAAAACATTTATAAGCGAGCAATAACCCATGGTCTAGTAGGAGTGGCCCTAGTAACATTTTTTTTCTCGATCCACCCCTGCTCAACAGTGACTACTGGATTACATGGTAACAGGCACAAAACGAGCACCCTGCTCAGTGCTCTGCTCACAAACCATATGCTGCAGAGGCGTATATGAACGGACATCACTAACAAAGTTATTAAAAGTGATCACTACCACTATGTTCGCCAACAGTGATCTTAGGCTTCTCAGCATAGTAAGATCGTAATTTAAAGCCTCGCATCTTCTATTGTAGCAGTGTGGTTGTAAGCTCGCAAAGGCTTTAGTCAAATCCTAAATCACCATCATGAATTCATAATTGATGAAGTTTATGAATAAAGTAATTTAAACGCACGACAAGGGTCACCGTACGCACCAGGATGGGGTGGCAATGAGTCGTCCTGAGAAGCTCCCTGATGTCCTCGCGCGCGGCCTTCACCTGAGCCACGTCAGAcgccgccgccacagccgcgCACCTCACTGCCCTCGCCTTCTGCATCATGTACCATACCCTAGGGTCCGTCAGTCATAGAGATAGGTAGAAATTTTctatgtaaaaaaaataaaaaaaggaaattttCACCGAATTgcataagatttttttttttttttttgctgtgcaTACTCAGAGGTAAAAATCAAGATCCGTCACTGGCGGTCACACGCGTAAACACGAGTCAACAGCCGATGTGCTGCTGCACCATTTCGATCTCGGGGTCAGGGTGGACCTGCGGGAGCGGAGACGGCGCGGCGCGGAGGCCGACGCGCGCGCGAGCTGAAGTCGCCGGCGAGGGCGGGAAGAAGGCGCGGCTGGCCCGCGCCGCGCGGCGCGCGgacggggtggcggcggcggccgaggcGCGGAGGGTGGCAGCGGATGCGGCGAGGCGCTCGGCCATGGCGGGTTTGGTTGGTGTTGGTGGGAGCAGCGCGGCGGCCcttggagagagaggaggggttgGCGGGCTGCGGCCTGCGGCTGCTTGCGAGACATGTGGTTGATTGACTTGATTCCACCACGGCGCCTCGCCTGGGTTTCGAGGGGTTTTGGTGTTGAGAAAATTCCTTCATTGCTATTGAAAATTATAACAATTGTCATTTAAAATTATATGTTTCCTTCATTGTCATCGAATTTAGATTTTTCGTTCCCTCGTTGCCACTGCTGTTAGAGAGGAGTCACGGCGTGACTTCGCTCCCGCGGGAGTGGGAGTAGTAGACGATGGCGGTGGGTTCCCTGCGATTCTGCCTCTGGGAGTCGACGACACCGGCGTGGGCGGCTGGCTGCCGCTCCCGCGGCCGCGGTCGCCGCGTGCGTGGCCACCGCCCGGCGTCGGGGTGTAGCCCGGGGCTTCCTAGCATTGCGCCTTGCTGCAGTCGAACGGGTGTGCCGCGGCGGCCGCGCACTGCAACGGCGGGCGCTGGGCCGGCGCGCCGGGGATGCAGTTCCAAGCGTCGTCGGCGGTGGCCTTGGCGCAGGGCGGGCGCGAAGTGAAGAAGTTGTCGGTGTAGGTGAAGTTCCTGAGGCTGGCGAGCGCGCAGACTCCCGCCGGCATGGCGCCCTCGAGACGGTTGCGGGCGACGTCGAGCTCCTCAACAACAGCCATGTTAGCGATGCTGGCGGGGAGCTGTCCCTGCAGGTGGTTGACGCTGACGTCAAAGACGGTGAGCTTCCGGAGCAGGCCGACCTGCAGCGGGATGCATCCCGTGAGCTCGTcggcgatgagcacgatctcgtTGAGCGTGTCGGCCATCCGTCCGATGCTGGGCGGGATGCACCCGGCGAGGCGGTTGTGCGCGAGCACGACGACGGAGGCCGGGGAGTTCCCGAGGTTGGCCGGGATCGGGTTGCGGAGGCGGTTGGAGTTCAGGAAGATGGCGTCGAGCGGGCGGTCGAAGAGCGCCAGCGGGATGCTGCCCTCGAAGTCGTTGAAGCGAAGGTCCAGGTACCGCAGCGCCGGCAGCGACAGCACCACCTCCGAGAACCCGCCCACGAAGCGATTGTTGCTGAGGTCGAGctcgtggaggaggtggaggtgcgCGAACGTGCGCGGGACGACGCCGCAGAAGcggttggagttgatgtggaacaGCGCCATGTCCGGGACGCCCAGCAGCAGCGACGCGGGAAGGTACCCCGCGATGTCGGCGTGGTTGAGATCGATCCCGGCGACCACGATGTCGTGGGAGGTGCTGCCGGGAAGGGGCGCGCAGAAGACGCTGTTGTAGGCGCAGACGTTGGGCCCCACCCAGTTGGCGGTGACGTTGGAAGGGTCGGAGAAGATGGCGGTGCGCTTCCACGCCTGCAGCGCGGCGTAGGACGCCCGGAGGCGAGGGTTCGGGAACGCCCACGACGGCGACGCGTCGAAGCGAGACGCGAGCGAGGACGCGTACGACTCAGACACGGCCCCCTCCTGCTGCGCCGCCGAGGGgcagacgagcagcagcagcagcgcgaaGGCGCGGTGCGATCCGGCCGGAGGAGAGGAAGGGAATGCGAGCCGGACGGCGGGTCAGTCTTgtgatctagagagagagagaggggagagggAAACGTGGAGCAGGCAGTGGCATTCAGAGCAGGCACATGGGGCTAGGACGGGCGCGTGTGTGTGTGACTGACGAAGACAAGCGCAGCGTAGGCTCGTCACACAGAGTCACATGGGGGCCAACTGCACAGCAAGCTCAGTTCAGCTCATCTCGTTGATTAGTCATCACTCATCACTTCattagtgtgtgtgtgtgcgcgctgtGTCTCTTTGCGCCTGCGCCTGCGCGCTTCGTCACGGTCACAGAGGAAGGGAGAGAAGTCACGCTGTGACTACTCTGTGACAGCAGTGGCAACGAGGGAACAGAAAATCTAAATTCGATGGCAACGAAAGAAACATGTAATTTTGAATGGCAACGAAGGGATTGTTATAGTtttcgatggcaacaaaggaattTTCTCTTTGGTGTTTGGTGCGCGAAGCGTGCTCCGCTCCTGCTCTCGCCTCTCGGCTTGTCGGGCTGTCGGGCCTGTGCGGCCTGCGGCGTGGGCTACTGGGGTTGGTTCGTTGATGGTTGGTGctcgttttttttctttttctttttttttggtgtGTTGACAAGATGGTCGCTAGTCAAGGTGTGTTTAGTTGGAAAGATGAAATTTCTTAGGTATCACGTTGAATGTGTCGAAAGAATGTTGGGAGGAAttttttgatactaataaaaaaataaattatagaactcatcaggaaactgcgagacgaatctaatgatactaattaagcGGTCATTAGCACACGTGGGtcactgtagcacttaaggcttttttatagactaattaggcttaaaagattcgtctcgcgattttgccgagaactgtgcaattagttttttttcgtctatatttagtactttaTGTATGTGTCTAAACATGCTCATTTATTGTATCTGGtaaaaaaaatttgaaaactaAACAGGGTCTCAGTTTATACGCGGCGGCCAATGAACGCCGCGCGCGTTTGGGGACTCCGGCGGAGACGCGGTGTTTGGTGGTGGCTGGTCacgcgtcggcgtgcgggggcaggTGGCTCAGTGGCTGTGTGGTTTTCTGCTGGCCGCAGCTGATCTGTTGGGCGACTTGGGGTTTTCAGTCTGTAGGTTTATATAGGTTTATAGGCTGATAAACCTAGCTGACGTTGATTTATcgtgagaaaaaaaaattattagcTGTCTGATAAGTAACCAACGAGCGAACTGTAGCCAACTAGCCGTGTCACGCTGTTGACCATTTATTATTTTTTGCTACTGTATACTATTAGAACAAGACCAATAATAAAGTCAACTCAGTTTGACTATAACTCAAGTTACCAAATTACAAGAGTTAAGTTATACGATAAGTGTCTTCTATTTGTCTTAAAAAAATCTCTCTCCTATTCTTCCTCACAACACTTGCTATTTGGATCCACTAATGCATATGCTTTCGTGCCTAAATACTTACATAGGAGCCAAGCTCTCATATTTCTCCTCCCTTCTTTTCTTCACGTCAGCATTAGCTCGGCTATAAGCCTATTATTGTATTATGAAAAAAATAATGAAGTGACTGTGCTACAGACTACAGTGTCAGGTCACTGGATGCACAAACGCGCCAGCCAGTTAGCATTTCAGCTTCGCAATTTGTTCAGAGAATTGCAAAGACATTAGTAACAGAATTTGTGGTGAGCTGTTTCAGTTCCATCGAGTttgtgcctgtttagttcccaaaattttataaaattttttaaaatttcttgtcacatcgaatctttagacgcatgcatgaagtattaaatataaataaaaaataaaactaattacacagtttagacgaaattcacgagacgaatcttttaagcctaattagactatgattgaacactaattgtcaaataacaacgaaagtgctacagtactatttctcaaaaaaaaatcgccaactaaacaagacctTTATTTAATTAAGAAGATGCATCCTATGCGGGGGCCACTTTGTAGTTAATAAAGCATAGTAAAAATCTTGACAAAAATTCAAACATATTTTTATACGTATTGAGATATGTGACATGTTGTGTAAGGCCTTCCACAGTGAGGAAGTGATGCCAAACAAACTAGACCccacatgcaaaaaaaaaaaaaccagcaTCACTGAGGTcgtgtttagatccaaaaatttttaggttttggctactgtagtatttttgtttgtatttggcaattggtgtctaattatggactaattaggtttaaaagtttcgtctcgcgatttcttacccaactatgcaattaatttttttttcatctatatttagtattccatgcatatgtcgtaagattcgatgtaatgggtACTGCTTaaaaaattttagaaaataaaCAGGCCCTCAAGTATGCTGCAGTGCGACGTTTTGATTTCAGGAGCCAGTAAACCAATAGAAAACAATAAAATAGTCTGAAGTGAAGTGCAGAGGCCATCTACCGTCTCTCTCACACATGCGCATGGCTCAATAGGAAACAAAATACTTGTTTAATGAATGGGTACCGTCGCTTCAACATGCATCGCTGCGGAATCTTTCATTTCAGGCATCAGTGTTGGCATCGTCTCGCGGTGTGCACAGTGGTGCCTCAAGTGGAAAGAGACAAATTTAGCTTCACTCCAGAAACACACTGCGGAAGGCCTAACGCAATGTCACGAAGAAATAAAGTGAACTCTTGTGTTTATTGTTCCATGTATTTTGCTGCAACCAAGCTAAATGTTGTTTTGCCATGGAAAAGAAACGGGATAGAGTACCTAACTCCTAAGTGTTGTTGGTTTGGCTCTGACATCCGTAGATTTCCCTTGAGAGAAAACAAACACACTATTATGATTTCTTGTTATCGTGTGCTTATTTGGTTGAGCTGTGACTTTGGAAAAATATTGTGAGTTGTGGGCTGTGAAAAAACTGTTATATGTTATGGGCCGTGAGAAAGCTAAAAGCTGTTTGGTTCAACAGCCGCGGCTTTTTGGAAAAGCTGCTACCAGTGGATTCCACCAAGAGGTCTAACATCGTAGTCGAGGTTACGTCTTATTTTCAATAATTCTTATATATTTTACATTTGTTATTGATATAGCATACAAAGTAGTTTGAGATTATACTAATGCATATCTCTATACATATGCGTAGCGACCAGCAATCTCCCCTGGAAACCTAAGAACAAAATCAGAGATAAGTAGTAGAGGATAACTTATGAAGTTGTTACGAAGATGATATACTCATTATGTTGTAATAATACCAAGTGACAATATAGATATCGTATGGAATATATTATACTTATGTTTCATGTTTATGTTAATGAGGGTGGGATTGATTCGAATTGACTTGAGAGCAAATTAGAATATCTATTAATATATGACGCTTTGTATATCTGTCTTGGGAAATTTAGAATCTACGACAAATTATGATGGTCGTGACGACATAAATTAAATGGAAAATAATTGTTTGCTAGATGTTTAGTCCAATTTGATGGTAGTTGTATGTCATAAAGGAATTCTACATGTACGTATAGATATTCAACTAGTGTCATCTAACATATACTTATCAGAAACAACGTTGTGGCCGCTGTCTTTCCCATGACAAGGGTCGTCAAGATCCCATATTACTGATCTCCATGGCCGTTGATCATGCCGTGTAACAACCCACCGTGCTCCATCTTCGTGAATCCAAGCACTGCCACATGGTTAGTTGTGGTTGCACCAGGACAATGCGATCTAATTTTTGCCGCAGGTCCAAGCTAGCAAGTGCATTTTTTTTTTTACCAACGAGAGTCGAATGTGTCGCATGATGGCGTGAGCGTGCCTTGTGTAACTAGTTGCGCCACTCTCACCCCTTGTGTCGTCTCGCCTCCGATCCACTATTGATGAGTGCCAGTCACCGGTACATCACCACTTAGGTGTTGTCTTTATAAACTCAATCCCTCCCAAAGTCCCCATCTATGTGGATTGAAGTAAAAAAACAAACTAAATTTCTACCTCAATACCTTTCAATATGTACTAGAAAACAGCGCGGCCTTGCCGCGCGGTCCTGTGTGGTGCTTGCATCATGAAGCTAATAATTATATTGTAATTAGTATTACTTAACTTCTGTGAAGAATAAATAACAGTAGTACAATATAATTATACAGATCAGTGGAGTTGATGTTGATCGTTACCATTGTAGAGGATAATAGCTGGAGTCTCTCTTTTTTTCAATTAAGAACTATGCACGACACACCCATCATTGTGAAATTAAGAATTGTATATATAGGATCGTGAAGCCGGTAGAATCACTCAATTGTTTTTATTTTATGTGTGTTATGGGTAAGCtagcataaaaatttcatagcaatttAAATAAAGAAACTAACTCTattaatttttttaagaaaactcTTGAGAAATCTAGATCCACATTAATAGCAAAAAATTACACTAAAACATGTGATGTTATGTGTTTACAGTGCAGTGCTAGTTGTGTAGAGTTCAACAAACTTGGTTTggtattttttaaatttttatttgttttattatGTTTTTTACAAAATTTCAATCGTTTTAGATAAATAACAAATTCGCAGAAAAATAGAAGAACGTCGTCGGGCCGAATTCGGCCTAGTAAGGCCTAGGTTCGGCGGGAAATAGGCCCGAGCGGGAGACAGGCCGGCCCATTCAAAAGGcctggattgcgggttgatttcGGTAAAGTTCGAGGgcttttttacaaaaaaaaaattgagagggggtctggactgcgggttgattcaacTAAAGTTTGAgggtttttttgcaaaaaaaaccaCGCCTCGCACGCTCTGGGTCGTCCACGTGCCCGATCCGACGACCGGGAATggctggcgacgtggccacgctcGTCGGCCAGCTTTTGGGTGCAGGTTTCATATGTAAAGATGGATTGAAGGAGATTGCTATGTTTCCATACAAGCCTTGAGTTGGATTAGTGAGATTCAGAGAATCTAGGATCTCGGCAGCAACATCGATGGCTTGATCACGCCAGTCACATCAATCCAATCATGCTCACCATCTCTAGTCCTTACAACCGTGTCTATTCTTAGATATATTCTATGAAAAAGCAAtactactccctctatcccaaattataagtaatTTCAAAaatcttagagagtcaaagcatctcaagtttgaccaaaattatagaaagaattataaagatttatgacgtcaaatagatatactataaacatataattaataaagaaactaatgatacttagttgctatcataaatgttattcttattatataaatttggtcaaacttaagatactttgactctccaagattcttggaatgacttataacttGGGATGGAGTGAGTATTTTTTTAAAGACAGATGATTTGATCGATAGAGAGATGTAGTCATCTCATTTAATTTGAACAAGAATGTTACTTTGGTTGCTCAGAGGTGCTCAAAGACCAAATGATAGGGTGTGCATATGTGTTctgtaacatcctaatgggccaaagtgggcccaattTAAAATCCAGAATGGGCCGGTGCTACTGTAGCAGAGGGTGGTGGGCACTGTAGCAGCTGGATTCCAGGCTGCTGGTCACCGAAACACTGTTCACCCGAGAATGGACCGGCCAAATTCGGAGTACTGTTCACGCGGTACTGTAGCGCCGCGAAAACACTGCGCAACCAAAGTTTAGTACATACTGGAAATCCTGAAATcgccggatcgacttaaataccagggccagggacgcgtagtaaccttcggttaaccgttttgaatgaagcgaggacgaaagttcaagcgggttgctacgcgggtgggGCCACTCCTAcgaagagtgggcctgggccatgtatgtcgggactggacgtTACATATTCATATGCTTATATATGAGAAGCATTTGAGATGTTCGTAAAGCAGAGAGTGCGGGCATACTTAGCATAAGATCTAGTGGATGTTTAGGTATATTCGATTTCTAATTACGAGACATTTTGCCTTTTTATTAAATATATGTATAGAGTTTGTGCTATGCACTTAGACATACACCGTGTCTACATATATAGAAAAATAACAtatctaaaaaaaatcaaaatattttataatttgaaacggagggagtatatagaaTATTTTAATTCTAGGCTTCTAGCCTGTACCAAaaaccaaattttttttttttgagaaacagaAAAGGCATTTTAATAAGAGCATGAAGCCTATCAAGGTTTCCGGCCCAACTGGTTCCACATCCTCAGCCCATTGACGCGCAAGTAGTGGGCCTACCAGCCAGTGCCAAGGTGCGATAACGAGCGGCGGGTCAGGCAGAGGCCACAGCGCTAGCGGCACAGCCGGCGACAGAAACAACCGATGCCACTCGTCGGCTGTCCCCGCCGCGGCCCGCCGCTTTGGCTCgcctgccgccaccgccgcagctTGTATCGGGCCCGAGCCGTCGCGCCCAAATGCGAGGCCTCCACCTCTCCTCCGCTCCTGACCCGGAGGGTGTCCGCTGCCTCGCTGCTTCTCGCTGTCCTCACCATCCCCGCGTCGTCGACGCTACTCCCCGTCGCCTCCGcgtcggaggcggaggcggcggaaggAGAAAGTGGTATTTCTGAGGGGCTAGAATTGGAGCGGTACACCGACCAGGAGCAGGGCTTCACTCTCGTCAAGCCGACCTCCTGGCCCAATGTAAAGGATCAATTTGAACCTGGACGACGTCAATACTGCGTGACAACGTAATGTAGCCGTAGGAGCGTAGGATTCTTTGGAATTCGATACTTTGTGTACTTTGGGATTGTTGGATTGCACATGTGAATTTGGGAGTAACAATATTGGGGTTGTCGTCAACCCCATTCGGCTCAATTCGCTGACGGAGTTCGGGACGCCGCAGTTCGTTGCGGACAGACTTCAGCAAGCAGAGAAGAAAAAGGTAGAAATGCCTGAACAATGTTTTCTTGGCATTGCAAGTATTCTGGCCAGGGCCACTTATGAACGCTTGACATTTGAAGTACGCTATTTGTATGGACAACTAATGTGCTGATCATGATTCAGGAGGTTCTCATGGATACATGTATTCTATGTACAATTGGTGAGATCTTCGGTACTGATAGCTTCCTTGCAGCTGATTGAATCATTTTGTTTAAAACAGTAAAGTACCAAGTCTGCCGAGGTGATTTCAGTGGGAGAGAGATCAGGTCATGGTGGCCTGACAGTGTATGAAATCGAGTACACACTGGACAGCACTAGGGGAGGGATGAAACGGATCTTCTTGGGTGCATTTGTTGCTTCAAGGAAGCTATATCTGCTCAACATAGCCTATTCAGACACCCAGGAGAAGCCCTTGGACAGCGAGACAAGAATTGTTCTGGAAAAAGTTCTACATTCTTTTGATTCTGTATAGTTGATATTTTTTATGGCAGAGGTATGGCACTTTTTCTTGTTTTCGGAATTTCTTTCACTTGAAAATACATTTGCAAGTATTTGTTTGTTTGTAAAAAGAGTGCTAATCTTATGGTTGCAGTGTCCTTTTGTCCAATACTGTTGCACCTTTATCAGTGACGTCAGGCTACAAGTTTCAGTTTAGATAATGAACTTCATCTTCCACAGATTGGCAACATTTGTGTCACAGGCAGTAAAATGTTGCGATCTTAATTACTAGCCTGGCATTACTGCATTTGTAATATATCTTGGACAAAGCGTTGGGCAGTGAGCCAGTGACAGTATTACTCCTTGAAAACCTGTAATGCCTCATGTCCTGAAATACAATCATTTGAGCATTAGATAAGATACAGGATGGGAAGAGTTAGAGGGAGAAAGAGAAGGCCAAGTAGTATTAAATTGTCTAAAGTTTATCAGAATGCCAGGCTCAGTTCATTTAAATACTGGTCTGTGCTGAGTGCTAACTTGAGCAAATTTTTTGAAGCAGCTGTGATATACGGTTGGATGAAAATAGAGAGCAAGTTAGAACTTCCCTAATCATAGAAACTGAAGGATTCTTTCCTGTTTTCATGGAATTAAGAGTAAATtgttgttgacaaccaaaattgtccattttgtgaagttgtcaaaatgtcaAACGAACAACACCATTAAGTTCCTCTCGTCAAGATGgtaaaaaaacatatatggaacgtccaATTTAGAGTCCGGATGAAGGAGTTATGCCTCCGGGAAGATACTCTGTTGCCGGAAGTTCCAACCCAAGTCGGAAATTCCGACAGGTGTCATAACTTCTGGGAAGCCTGAAAAAACATGCTCAGGTGCCCGGGGTTATCCCcacgtcgggagttccaacaaagGCCAGAAGTTCCGACTCCCAGAAGTTACGGTGgaggtcagaacttccaacagaCCTGATAAACACCCCTGTTCGCATTTGACCTTTTGGATTTCATCCGAACTATTCCAAACTTGTGGGAAACTTAGAAAATAAGGCTTGAAGAGGTTTCCTACTGAGATAAGACCACACCCTCtgtatatatgagaggatcatggctggttgagttcccatctatccaatcgacaaAAAACACAACAAATTAATCTACTACATCTTTTTACCCTCTTTTCCCAATCTACCTCTTCTTCTCGTTCTTCCTCAGGGCTACATGGCTGgaggatcgacgacgacgacgctctaGAGCGGTCAGGCCGGCTAGAGCAGCCCATAGCCACCGCACGTCCTGACGGGTCCCTCCTGGACGTGTGGGGTTTCGGGTCTCAAGAGCCCTCGCCGGCGTGTCTTGCGTATCGCGCTCCCGGTGAGGCTCCTCCGGCGACGTGTCTTGCGTATCGCGCTCATCGCTAGAGGCACAAGGTCCAGGTGTGGACATCCCCTAGGCGCCGGCCGATCCAAAATCGGCTAGGCCCTACATCGAGCGATCTAGCTCCTTATCGAATGTGTGACCTAATTAAGCGTCAACAATTGTTTCTTTTGTTATAATTGATATTTTGTAGTTCataaaatatttatgatacaaacTTTATATGGACATGCTAGAGTGATTAGACAATGTTATAGCAAACAGTATGCGATGGGACTCTAGAGATTAGGCACATCATTATGTGTTCCTGTTTTTTTTTCCCCTTTTCTGCATTCCCTGATCAAGGTACAATCATGTTATATTTAGAAGCCAAAATTCTTCTTTCTCATGATATCTGCTGGAAAATGTATATATTATCCTAATAAAATGGAATGTTCAGATACCAGCACTTGGAGTCTTGTACTCTTGTGATTATTCAAATGTAAGAGGTTATTACACGAACATGTCATATGTTGTAATCTTGCCATCTAAATTTAATGGTATTGCCATATAGGAATGAGCACAACAGTCAAGCTCTGTAGAGAAATCAAGAACAATGCACACTTGCAGGACATAAATTTCTTTCATATGGATAAAGTATATTCTCAGACTTGAATGTTTAACCATCTCATTATTCTCCAAAAAGGGACGTAAAATTTCTCCATTCAAGGAAGCATTATACCTTTCAAAGTGCTCTTTTGGACATTCTGAAATAAGGTTCTTTTGGACCATTTCCTCGACTTTCTCCTTCAGATGACATATGAGGGAGAATATTCGCTGAAATAGAGACTTTTGATTCAGGCAACTGAGACTCTCTGGTCCCACCCTGTTGGGATGTGGATAGCATATGATGGTAGCACAGGTGCCATGTTGTCAGCTGCTTCAAAAAAAGTGTTAGAAAAGAAAAGGGATAGTACTATTTAGATGTTAATACTCTGTAGAAAGGTGCACTGGATTATTGTGGTTGT from Miscanthus floridulus cultivar M001 chromosome 11, ASM1932011v1, whole genome shotgun sequence includes these protein-coding regions:
- the LOC136491890 gene encoding leucine-rich repeat extensin-like protein 1 → PAVRLAFPSSPPAGSHRAFALLLLLVCPSAAQQEGAVSESYASSLASRFDASPSWAFPNPRLRASYAALQAWKRTAIFSDPSNVTANWVGPNVCAYNSVFCAPLPGSTSHDIVVAGIDLNHADIAGYLPASLLLGVPDMALFHINSNRFCGVVPRTFAHLHLLHELDLSNNRFVGGFSEVVLSLPALRYLDLRFNDFEGSIPLALFDRPLDAIFLNSNRLRNPIPANLGNSPASVVVLAHNRLAGCIPPSIGRMADTLNEIVLIADELTGCIPLQVGLLRKLTVFDVSVNHLQGQLPASIANMAVVEELDVARNRLEGAMPAGVCALASLRNFTYTDNFFTSRPPCAKATADDAWNCIPGAPAQRPPLQCAAAAAHPFDCSKAQC